One segment of Belonocnema kinseyi isolate 2016_QV_RU_SX_M_011 chromosome 7, B_treatae_v1, whole genome shotgun sequence DNA contains the following:
- the LOC117176172 gene encoding ATP synthase subunit e, mitochondrial-like: MSIFSHTSKANMSAVELNPRPVRVSPLIKACRWTFLISGILYGAYHHKRLSQKEAMLREIEERERPAKQAKIAAERKLAIAAEQRMLDELLNPAKK, from the exons ATGTCGATTTTTTCCCACACGAGCAAAGCAAACATGTCTGCCGTGGAGTTGAATCCGAGACCTGTGCGGGTTTCTCCATTAATTAag GCTTGCCGGTGGACATTTCTCATTTCCGGAATACTGTATGGAGCCTACCATCACAAGCGATTAAGCCAGAAGGAAGCAATGCTTCGAGAAATTGAAGAACGAGAAAGGCCAGCAAAGCAAGCTAAAATAGCTGCCGAGAGGAAGCTTGCTATTGCAG cgGAACAGCGAATGCTTGACGAGCTCTTGAACCcagctaaaaaataa